The Lepisosteus oculatus isolate fLepOcu1 chromosome 28, fLepOcu1.hap2, whole genome shotgun sequence genome includes the window GTTAGTTGGGAAGAAAAGCCTGCTGTGGGGATGATACAGTGCTGAGTTATTAGTTTAGTGATTTATAGAAAAGCTGGTTCAGACGTTTTCTTTGTCAAAGCAGCTCTGTATAAAGACTGCTATGCACTGAGACTTAAAGAAGTCATTGTGTTGGGTCTGGAGAGCAAACAATGAATGTATCTTTGTTTTAAGTTATAATCCACTACAGACTTGTGGATTTCGtggtctttttaatttaaacatttactatattttgtctgtagtttctttttgccATCTTTTATCTTTCTGActggtgtttttaaaattgatacTGCAGAGCAATATCTTGATAAGAGCTAAAAGATCCCTAACAAAATTACTTGGGAACTGCTGTCTCAGCAAATGTTTAAGGCTTTTTGATAACTGCTCAGAGATGGTGTAAAGTTTTCTTCACGAAGATGCATAGAAAAACTGAACGTGGTCTCTACTTCTCATTTCTTAGTTTTAAAGGTCTTGAGCACAGTTATCACTACTGAACTATCAGAATTCAAATGTTTTCGGTCAGTGTTCACAGCTATATATTATATCAATGAATTATCTTTTTCTACATTACTTTTCCTTTAAGACATGGCTATGTATGATGATAACTATCATGCATGCCATTGTGTTTATATACAAGACATGAACTACATGCATCAGTATCTAAGGTTAACTAGCTTCTTTGTTGTCTCACTTGCTTTCAGGTTGTGTATTAAGGTACAGAACAATGGGGAATGTTTTTGCGAACCTGTTCAAAGGCTTGTTTGGGAAGAAGGAGATGAGGATCCTGATGGTGGGGCTAGATGCAGCAGGCAAGACCACCATCCTGTACAAACTCAAACTGGGCGAGATTGTGACCACCATCCCAACAATTGGTGAGTCCCTTTATAGTTCCTACCTCTGTACCTAACTTTTAGTCACAGCCTGGTTAGCTGCTTTCATCGTTTTGAGCTGTTTTTGTGTATAGGTTTTAGTATGTTATGTTTTCATTTAGCTTTTCATTTCGTAACGTAAAAATGGTCCTTTTCTGCCATTTCTTAGTGCTGCATCAGGAACCTCAGCCCGAGATTAAGCTGATAGTGCATTTATTGTGAAACTTAGCGAAAGTAAAGGGCATCATGTGCATGGAGGAGGTTAGTAGTCCACACCCAACAGTATGTGTTCTAACAATGTGGACTGTGTGTCAGATCAATATATAGAAACCCAGGTAGATTCATGGTGAATCCCAGGTGACCACAGTTTACAAATGTTACTACAGTGTTGCATTTCCATCTTCCCTTGCAGGTTTTAATGTAGAAACAGTAGAATACAAAAACATCAGCTTCACAGTGTGGGATGTAGGTGGTCAAGATAAAATCCGACCTTTGTGGCGTCACTACTTCCAGAACACACAAGGTGAGTGTCCCCGGGGTTATCCTGGACAGATTTTCAAAATTAGAACTAAGTATTTTGTTATCGCCACCcagtttttgtatgttttttggcCAGTTTAGTATTTTATGTCTGTGCTAACGCATGCACACAGGTGAGAGCCATTAATCTTTTAGCATGTCTTGGGCACCACAGCCCTGCACAACGAGGTCGCAGGTTCTCTGAGACAGCCCTGGTTGACGAGTACCACTTAGTATTCAGCAGCCTCAGCCAGTTATGCATTGTTACTTGGGGAATCCCTGTTGGCAAGAGAAATGGCCCAGGCTCGAACCCTTGGTCATAACCTGAGTCTGCATCTGGGAGAGCACCTTTACTGGATGAGCCACGCAAGAAGCcccagaaacattttaaatactgaaacaagtaatacatgtTTCTTGTAATAACTTGTACATATGATTTTTTCTGGAAAATAGCTTTTAGTTACTTGCATTTAGGCTGTGTTTAGCACTCCAGTGCTTTTTATtgccagtttttcttttttcaaaaccgTAAGCTCTTGGCCAAGGTGAGAGGTCCAGCCCCTTCCCTGTGGCCTTATCTCTCATTGTGCAGAAACATAAGCTCAGATTTGTAGGAGGGGCGCTTGCAGAGGTCTGCTTTCTGGTCACGAGAGCAGCCGTCTCGTCAGTTGAACCTGCCAGTGTGTCACCGGCTCTGTTGCCCTCTGATTGCAGGGCTGATCTTTGTGGTGGACAGCAATGACAGGGAGCGAGTGAATGAGGCGCGGGAGGAACTCACAAGGATGTTGGCGGAAGACGAGCTGCGGGATGCCGTGTTACTCGTTTTTGCAAACAAGCAGGTGAGCCCCCACCATCtctcccaccccacccccccaccttTCGCTGCCTTCTCTTAATATCAGCCACTCGCAGTCTTGCCTGTgatctgtaaaacaaaaatgaaaggtagGCATGACCAAGCTCAGATGTGTGATAATCCAAAAAGTGACATCTGTAGTCAGAACTCGTCCACGTGAAGGACAGAAGAAAAATCCCATCTTACTCATCAGATGCACTAAGATGATGGGAAAACTTGAAAAGCTGACACCCCCATTAATGAGAGACGTGACATCTAACTGCTAATTTGCCTTTATTTTACGTTCAGTCATATTGTTATAATATGCTTGTGTATCGTGATTATCGTGCATTATCACAGCTTGTTTAAAGGAGGGTCTATGGTGATACAGCAGCACACAGTGAGtcataaatattttctaaaccACTGAATGATGACAGCTGATTTAAATCCATTCTTTTAATGCATATTTTGATGATTGTCTTCATAATTTTTGTTAGTATCCTTTGCTCCCATCCCTGTTAAGCCAGTTGCTCCTGTGCTGCCAGTCACATACCCAGTCTGCCACCCCCATGGTCAATGCCAGATCCACTTCACGTTGAGTCATTTTAAGGTTGGCTAACTGTTTGCTTCTCCGTGTGCAGGACTTACCGAATGCCATGAACGCTGCAGAGATCACAGACAAGCTGGGGCTCCACTCCCTTCGCCAGCGGAACTGGTATATCCAGGCGACCTGCGCAACCAGTGGAGACGGGCTCTACGAAGGGCTGGACTGGCTATCCAACCAGCTCAAGAACCAGAAATGATCCATTCCATAGTCAGTGTGAAGGGGGGCAGCACTGGCCCCAGCCTcatctcccccctccccccaaacaTCACGCCCCCTTGTCAActtcccctccctctccctctgggGCCCTGGCTAGTGCAGCCCTAcaccagagtgtgtgtgtgagtgtgtctgcgtGTCTGTGAGCTGCGAGTGGGAGCAGCCCTCGTGTGCCTTACACACCTCCCGCGGAAATAGCAATTTGGCTCTCTGAGCAGCCTGGCACATTACATGTTGACTCGGACTCACCGCAGTGTGGTTTTCAGAAGGCAAAGAAAGAGCAAGGATGCATAGTGTCATCTTGAAACCTGATTTAGACCACCAGTGTTAGAATGTTCAAATAACATGCGTTTGTTCAAATGTTGGTTTGAGACCCCCTTTAAAAGTCACATTGTAACCTGTATCAGgttgaaaaataaagtaaaaaagtgTATTTCATCCTAGATCCTTCTTTGCATCATTtgaaaatcatgctttttttttgcttaactAAGAAATCTTACATTTCTGGTTCTAGTATGAACACtacctgtttttttccctttttgttttaaagaccaTGAAGCACAATTCAGCAGCGGAGTAAAATTTTCCATTTAGTTGTTCAGTttgcttaaaattaaaatgtccaTTTTGACACTTGATATTTCACACAGCTATTTGCTTATTTCCTTTGACCTTTTGGAAGCTTGAAGCCCACTTGTCTATCTGCCCATGATGCATGAGGAAAGGGCCGGTGTTAAGAGAATAGTGAAAAATAAGGTTGACTTCCTTTGTTTCGAACATGATGAATGGATAATGTACAGAAACACCTGCACAGGAGCGAAGATGGTTtattctactgtactgtaggggTAACCTGTGAGAATAATCAAAGCTACTGGGCACTCCAAATTTAAaggttttaatttgtattacccCTGTGTCTTGGTAGAGTGATTGTGATACATTAATAGCTTAATTTCATGTATTACAACACATTTGCATTGCTATAATAATTTCACACTGCAACAGAAATGCTTTTGTTTAGTTGCACTAACAACTTTTTCACACTAATATATAatctaaaacaaatgtttggtTGTCAGAGGTGTTAATCATTGTGGGAAATGGAAATGTGCTTTAATGCATAGCAATGCAATTATTGTAACTGCAAACTATAACCGGCTCATGCATGATTTTAATACCATGGTTCACATCACTTACAAAACACAGCCTAGAGGCTCCAGGATGGTTCATTGGGCAAAGGTTGGGTTTTGTATTCTTCCATGATGTGTTTTTACCCATGCTACATTTGTTGAGCATGGAAAGTACCGATTGTCTTGAATGCTGCTGGGTATGGGGTGGGTAGTGTTGGCTTAGGACATATTGTAACATTCACACTATTTGGCTTGGTGTCTGCATGCTATACAGGGCAGGGTTGTTTATAACCTCCACTTCCTAACCAAAGccttgctttttttttgcagtccaGGCATGTAGTGCAAAAACTTGTTGGCGTGACAAAGCATCCATCTTCGGAAGCTTGTGTGTGGTCTCCATCTCTGCCAGGATGGTGTGGGAATTCCAGCATTTGCTGGGGTAAATGATTGGCTCTTCCAAATTTGGGGCTCTGATAGTGGGAAAACAATGGTTTCTAAATCAAGTGAATAAGTGTGGATATCCTAACCTCTTGGATTGCATTATAGCAGTATACTTACATTAATATCTGTAAACTGCCCTCTTTTCTTGACGCCTTGCATCTTAGTGTCCTGGACACATCTGGTTACAAGTCCTCTCTGCATGATTTCTCTGTACTTTGTGTTACTTGGTTAAATGGGTTGTGGCACTTGGTGTATGCTCTTGGGTATGTAGAATAATTACAGAAGAATAGTACTACTCAACAAAGTAGAATGTAGTTAACTGTAAAATTTGAGGTAGAAGGGACCtcataagacatttttttttaataagaaccaACTCACCACAtaacttttttaataaataattgaataatTTATTGATCATTAGTTGTGGAAAATGCAATAATTGTCATGCTTGTTGCTGTAGGTGTATGTTTAAGCACAGCAAAGTCCGGGGACAGTGAGGCCTTTACAGAGAGCTGCTCCCATTCtgtttactgtttttgtttgttttttttatttttattttgtacagaGTACCTGACTCAGAGGCATCTTCTGCTGAGGATAGGTCTACAGTTGCATTGAGATGCAGAACCTTATGTCATGATACAGTGGGGGTCGGGTTGCGGTTGGTTAGGCAGTTATGGGGAAAGTGGGACTGACGCTATGATCTTATTGCAGTGCTTGTGTGTCTTGCAGAAGGGCACTATTGTGGTAGAGGGCTGGGCTAAAGAAAAAGGTTTGCTACTCTCCTTTCACATTTTCATTGTTCCAGTGATCCTATTTTTATCAAAGAATGGCCCTGTTTTTTAAGGTCTGGTGGCCATTGTTACGTAGTCTTGATTATTATCAATTCGGTATTTGACTCACACCATTGTTGTGGCACTGAAAGAATCCTCAGTTTGCTGCATCATTAGGTTCTGTAGCCCCATGTGTTACACAAGATATCTTTTAAACTTTTTGAGTTGAGCTACTTCAACTTATTGATTGTTGAAATGCTGAAAGCCACGTCACAGATAAAGCTCTAATAACTTAGTTTTAAATTATGCACGGAAAACCAaaaaaaagtgacctgttactgagTAATTTGTATGGGGCAGTGATTATGAAACATAAGGAGATGTTAATATCTAGCACAGCCTTGAGCTGTGAAATGAAACTAGGCTCACCTACAGGTTTACGAGTTGTTGTACAGATTCTCAGGTGTGCAAGGAAACCATGTCTCTCTCGAAGCAAGAAGAGTATGCTATAGTTGCCTCATCTCCCTTCGAGCAGGTTGTCTGTTAAGTGATCTGGGCATTAGTAAAGTTAAACGAATAGCTCAGTCATTACTCTGAATTCACAAAACCACACATGTGGGATCTTGTTCAATGGTTTGAATATGATACAAATAATCCTAATAAAAAATAGACCACCTGTTaagctctttgttttttacaaatCACTGTATAGTCTTTAAAAATTAGAAGGAAAATGGGTTTCCTATACAAGTGCAAAAAGGTCCTATTAGAGCATATAAAGAAATGGAATCCAATTCATTTACTCCCCATTCctgtccagtgtgctgaaatatGAGACTCATAAAGTCCATTTTCTGCTTACTAAAAGGCATGTCTAAAGAATTTTTGTATCTTCAACCTTGGATGCTCTAAGAGGGACACTTATTGGTGTAAACGGCTAGACAGTTgtatttcattgacaaaaaaacACCAAACCTGTATATAAATAACACAACTCAAGAATCCTCTTCTTCCTGGCCATTTACTACTTTAGATTTAATTTGTCAACTATAATGTAGCCAtagtgaaagaaaaacagtgatattttttatctgtaaatcattataaatatataaacatttaacTAGGCAGATTAATTTACCCTTTTTCGAATGTGAAgctttaagtttaaaaaaaatctgtaaacaTTGACATGCAAAAACAAAGATCtacatatgtattttttttcttgaacttTCCCTttggtttttagttttgtttttttttaaccatcttGTAACTCATCTGAGAAATGCACTATAATAAAGAGATCTCTATTACAATCAGTTGTATCATTCAAGTCATTTAGCTTTGTATTTCTTGCTAGCGAGCTAGCAGTTTCACAGGGAGCCAGTCTGGATCCTGTAGGATGGGGCTTTCATGTGGGAGGTGTGGTGGCACTGGTCAGCATCGGTGCCTTgaagccctgggttcagttccagacctggggagcCGTCTGTGCGGAATTTGTTCTCTCCGTGTGCGTGTGTTTCCTCACAGTCCAGAGCTCTGAcatgagtgtgtgcgtgtgccctgtggtggGTTGGTGTGCCATCCtgctgcttgccgggataggctctggcaccACCAAACCCCACAGCCCTGAATCGGAAGAAGTGGGAGAAGATGGATATTTGGGAATTATATGTGAATGCAGATTAATTTGAGTGATCACATGGGTCACAAATTTCTGGATATAGTGAAGCCTTAAGTAGTTTTCTAAGTGCCCCGCCCCCCCCACAACAAAGTTTTGTCCCTTATTTCATCCAAGAAATGCTTCGATACTGAGAGGCTGACACGAGAGTCTGAATGCAACAATGCTGTgcagatacaaaaaaaaaaccactccAGTGATGCTCATAACGTGTGTCAAGGGGATTTCTTTAGAAACCCGTAAAAAAAGATGCAGTTTTAATTAACGCAAGGACGACGGGGGCGTACCCTGTTTGAATGAAGACCAGCCGGTTTCTACAGGCATCGTTGAAGGCAACCTGTAAGAAACACATCAGGATCTGGAAGACCGGTTTACAGCACCGCGCCAGGGCCGTCACCTCAATGCCTGACCACACAGGACCGCACTGTCGGGAGATCTGGAGTCTGCACTGAGACCGCACCTGTGCAGGAAGAGCAGCAGTGTCAGCCTACAGGCTGGTCAGGTATATCGGCTGCCAGGACGGTGTTCATTAATTCTGTAACGTCTTCATGGGGATAGCGTGACGTGTTAGATTGAAAACCcgtaacttaaaaaaataataattctggtCGTATTTCCTGTGATTTTGTTCGatatctaaattattttatttctgtttcttaaatCCATTAGTCCAGAATTGACTTTATTTTGTGCGtttatagaattaaaaaaaaaactatctcgGAAATTCAGCTAATACTATCGACCTTGGCGTTTTGTCAGATCCCTGAATGATGCCCCCCGTTGTTAAGAGCACAGCCCCCGGGACGTGTCTGTAGCTTTGTCTCCCTCTACTGGAATTTCTTTGATCGGTATTTCACCAGGTCAAGGTTTGAGCTTTGAGGTTTGGTCAAATTGATCTATCAAGCGCGTCTGCCTGGTGTAACTCGCGCTTCGTGTCGCGAGTTCAGCGTCGCCTCCTGCTCTAGAACCTGAATTACACGAGCGATTCGGTCTCTGTTGAccgagacatttaaaaaaatatatatatttgtcgTTTCTCGCTcgctaatataaaaaaaacgctAGGCAGCGATGCTGTCGGCTGTCTAATAAACGGATCATGGACATTTCAGGAAAATCGAGAGATTTCGACAGCAATCGACAGTCTTTGTGACTGCATAATCATATAAGATAAGACATTAACAGAGCCTTTGATGTTACTGACAAAGTCTTCAAACGGCGGAACTCGAGTGCAGTAGCGCGCAGTGAAAACCTGCCACACCTGAGGAGACCTGTGGGCTCCTCTGGGGCCCATCGTGACCCTGACACGCATCGTCTTTTTAAACGTAGACATTTGATCACTGATTTTAATGTCACTGGCTGTTTACTCAGAATCCCACTACATTTTAAAGTGCACTGCTTTCAGTTTACAATTTGGAACTTAAGTAGCCctggataaaaaaacaacaacaacagtattCATATTACAGGCTCTCACTGGACGAAAATTACGGGATGTCCTGTCTGCTCTCCTGTTGCCGACTGCAGTTTTGGGAGCTGTTAATCAGCCTCATCTAGAGACAGTGATCAGTCCTTGTGGATACCAGTGTAGGACAACGTTTTCCTGCGTTACCGAGCACGTAAAAAAACTGGTTCCGGAAGCGTTCCTGCATCGACAGAATGCCTTTAGGAGTATTCCTTCTACACTCAATAACCAGAAAGTCATGTAGACCTTCATTCATGGAGTTACCGAGTGCATGTTATGCTCTAAGAATGATCAATGACGAGATCGCTGTGGTTTGTGAGACAGCAATCTCTTCTGCACCGTGTCGTGAGactattttcctttacaataaaTCGTTGGCTTCCAAATTAAAACGATGACACTACCTTATTGAAAGGagttatttaatatatatattttaaaaggctTCAGCTGCGGAATCGTGCATTAAATAAATCTTGCTGTCTCCTGACTCGGGGAGTTCGCGGTTTGCGGGACAGACAATTTCCTCTGCAGGAGTGCAGTTCGTCTGTTTTCATCCCGGGCGCAGTTAAACGTTCACGTTGTAATACGAATCACAATCGCGTCCTGACCCGAGAGTACCTGCCGCACACCTCATGTTACTGAGATACCGTCTGCAGCTGACGGGTAAATCACAGTAAAATGGGAGCTCTTAATTAGAAGAGTTAGTGCGCCACAGGGACgcgctgtcttttcttttttttttaagaaaagcgACTCCCAGGGTTGAGAATTGACTAGAAAAAACCGTCTTGGTCAAACTTCCGGAGTGGAGTGGAAGTGTGCCCATGAACCCGCACGGATGATAGCACCCTCCCCACATCACGACCCGCTTACGGGCGGCCGCCGGGGCCGGGACGGGGTCCGGTGCCGAGAGCGCGCACCCCCACCTGTCCTCGCGGGGGGGGGGCGCGCGCGCGCAGTGGCCCAGCTCACCTTGCAGGTGAGCTCAAATCCGGGGCTCCTCCCGCCAGGGCCGGAGCGCCCTTGAGCGGTGACGACAGCGGGAGAGGCCGTGTGAGCGACAGGCGGTTGTTGAGTGAGGAACAGGATCTCCCGGTTGTAGGTAATTATTATTTCCACCGTCTGCTCCGGCAGCCTTTCTCACGTTTTTCCACGGGGTAAGTTCAAGTTCTTGAAAGCGGAGGGAACAAACGTGCGTCATGTATGTTGTTTCTCGGTTCTGTTTTCTAGGACGTTACGGGAGTTCGTCAGCTGCTGCTAGGCTGTGTTTGAGCTTTAAATGGGACAGTAAGATGCTGTTAGCTGACGAGAGAGCGTATCTCCTTTCTTCCTTGTAGGAGACAATGAGAACTTGAGATGGCGTACTATCCTATCCGTTTTTTTTACTCGCGTCTTGGCTTCAAATTAGCTGTTTTCTTCTCGTTTCTGTGTCATTTTGACTGCGGGCTTCTGTGGTGATCTGCTGTCTTTTAAATCCTTGGTTACAATGACTCAGGGCTGCACCGACCGGTCAAGTGTTAGATTCGAAGTGCTCCACACAGGGATAAACTCGTATTTTAATCCTTAGAGTTGTggacgttttttttctctctcctttaATCTGTGTTTTTGGAGCCTTCATGCTGTTTCCTTAGCGGTAGCTTGTCGATGTACGGAGAAGAGATGCACGCTGTGAAAGCATGCCTCTACAGATTCAAACTcttgatgcaaaaaaaaaatccttgatcagagtagaacagacaaGTTTAGGTAGGGGTGTACCTCTTTGTCAAAGTTTAATTGCAGTGTTTTAAAGTGATTTGAGAGGCCCGTCTATTggaaaagttaaataaaaattcCAACTGTTTGATGGCTTTTGAATTTGAAATCCACTTAAAGCTATAAAAAGGTGGAAACCAATCCAGAAGGAGGTTTTTTACCCGGTTGCTTGCATGTTCGTGTGCCTGAAGAGACGAGCTTGTGGAACCTACCAGAAGTGAGCTGTTCTGAAAGCAGAAAGGGACAGAAAGATTAAGAACAGGCCATCCGTGAGCAGCGAGTGGGAGAACTCTGGGGAGGAAGCACGCAGAAGTGATTAGATGCCAGCCGTTGGTGGCTGCGCACTTGAAGCGATTAAGGGCGTAAAGGTAAGAGGCAAAGCGAAACGTTGTGAAGCAGAGAACAGATGTCTTCTGCTGAAAGCATGGTGGGGTTCCTGAGCAAGCTGCCCATCCTTCTTGCTCGAGGGAACACCCTGGCCTGCTCGGAGAAGCAGATGGATGAAATCACGGTGTCACTCTCCTGCTCGCAGCTGTCCTTGCTGGATGGGCAGAAGGGCCTCATCGCTGTaacgtttcttttcttcctgcAAGAGGAAGGCCGCTCCGTAACGCACGGTGAGCGGGCCGTCTTCACGCGGTTGTGCTTGCAGGCGCCTAAGGGAACGTCGAATGTTAAAACGTCCTGCATAAACGGGACATTGCTTCAAGTGCTGCCTTCACCTGCCCCCAGAGGGGTCCCCGTTCAGTCCTGCCTTGAGCAGCGAGGTTGTGCCCTTTGTGTTCGGCGCTGCTTTCGAGGTGCAGGCTGAGGGGGGGGCGAGCTTTCATCCCGGTCCGTGGCGCGCGCCGAAGCTGTCGACACAGGTGTGTGTTTTTGATCCCCAAGGAAGGCACGTGCCGGAGTGCCAAGATGAAGGCCCAGAGCTCGCAGCTGTCCAAGGAACGGATGCTTCCCGAGTCCTTGGCCTTGAAAATGTGCTCTTCTTTCAGGTTTCTTCAAAGGAAACTTTGAACTTTAACTGTCCTGAAGCACAAGTGCAGTttacgttgtttttttttttttttaaacgaagACACCGTGCATAAGTCTTGGGATTTTGTCTGCTCCCACGAAATAGGTCAGAGGCCCAGTCTGATTTCTTCAGGTTCCTGTGCTGTGGAAGGTGTCTTCAGTTAGTGTACAGCTGATTTCTCATCTGGTCAATGGTTGTCTGATCTCCCAGCTCTCTGTCTAGCTCCTCTCGCATTGCGTGAGTGACATGGGGGGCAGTCG containing:
- the arf2a gene encoding ADP-ribosylation factor 2a: MGNVFANLFKGLFGKKEMRILMVGLDAAGKTTILYKLKLGEIVTTIPTIGFNVETVEYKNISFTVWDVGGQDKIRPLWRHYFQNTQGLIFVVDSNDRERVNEAREELTRMLAEDELRDAVLLVFANKQDLPNAMNAAEITDKLGLHSLRQRNWYIQATCATSGDGLYEGLDWLSNQLKNQK